GCATGGAGAAAACCATACGACCTTGCCCGTCGAAACCCTCGGGGCAGCACATGGAGCATAAGCAGGTAGAGGAAGTACTCGCCCTTGACGGTTCGGGTCCGGTCTTCTCCGCTTTTGGCATGGCGATACCGGAAGGTGACCATGCCGTCCCGGCAGTGCAGGATGTCTTTTTCCCGGATAACACCCCGGTACAGATAACGGCCAAGATAGATAAGGGCCTTCTCGCCGTTGCCCGCGTCCTTGCAGTCAACCAGGCCAAATTCCGGGGACACCATACTTATTTATTCCTTCCGCGTCCTCTCCATGGCGAGCTGCTGTCCGTACAGGTGAAACGCGGATAGCTTCATGGCGGGTCATGGCTGGTTATGGCTGGTGGAGTCCGTTTTTCCGGAAGACCAGCAGATTGCGGGCGGCGCCGCTGAAGGGCAAGGTCAAGGATTGGTGTTTTTCGAGCACGAAAGGTGAGGCGGGAGAAACGGTTCGCCACTGGGCGATTTCTTCATCCGCCTTTGGCCCTTTCATGCAGATGACGGTGCCGCCCGGTGGGCACCAATCGGTAACCAGATCAAGAAACTCGCTGACGGTGGACAGCGCCCGGCTGGTGATCAGCGGGTATCGGCATTCCCCTTTGTTGGTTTTTTCCAGGCGGTGGTCCAGGATCTCCACCCCGGTCAGGCCGAGCTGCCTGACGATGTGGCGCAGAAACGTCACTCGTTTTTCTCGTGGTTCAACCAGGGTCAGGGCCAGGGGCTCAACGGCGCATTTCAGTGCAAGCCCCGGAAAGCCTGCCCCGGTGCCCACATCAAGCAGGGAGGGGTTTTCGTCCGTGTCCAGGAAGGGCAGCAGGGTGAGGGAGTCGAGGAAATGGCTTTCAATGAGTTCCTTGTCCGGAGCGGCCGCCACCAGGTTCATTTTCCTGTTCCACTTGCACAGTTCCTGAAAGTAGAGAGCAAGCCGGTCCATGGCCTTTTTCTCTAACTTGATACCAAGTTCGCCGCATCCCTCCTGTAAAAAATCTCTGCTGTCCATTCGGCTTATTTTTCCCGCTCGAGCCGCACTGAAACCGAGCGGGCATGGGCGGTGAGCCCTTCCAGGTTAGCCAGGTTCATTATGTGCGGGGCGTCGGCCAGAAAGGCGTTGCGGGAACAGGAGATGATGCTGCTTTTCTTCAGGAAGGTTTCCACGCCCAGCGCCGACGAGATGCGCGCCGTGCCCATGGTGGGCAGCACGTGGTTGGGTCCGGCCACATAGTCGCCGCATGCTTCCGGCGAATAGTCGCCGAGAAAGATGGCGCCGGCATGCTGGATTCTCGGCAGCCAGCCGAAGGAGTCGGTCACCATCAGTTCCAGGTGTTCAATGGCGATTCTGTTGGCCATGACCATGGCCTCATCGAGGGAATTGCAGATCAGAATCGTGCCCCGTTCGGTCAGCGACCTGCGGGCGATATCCTCACGGCTCAGCAGCTTGAGCTGGCGTTCCAGTTCCACCACGGTCCGGGCGGCGATCTCGGCGCTGGTGGTGATGAGAATGGCCAGGGCCTGGGGGTCGTGTTCCGCCTGGGCCAGCATGTCGGCGGCGATAAAGGCCGGTTTGGCGGTGTGATCCGCCACGATCAGCACCTCGCTGGGGCCGGCGATCATGTCGATGCCGACCCGGCCGGCGACCTGGCGTTTGGCTTCCGCCACATACTGATTGCCCGGGCCGACAATAACGTCGACCGCGGGGATGGTCTCGGTGCCGTAGGCCAGGGCACCGATGGCCCAGGCACTGCCCGCCTTGTAAATTTCCCGGATGCCGATTTCCTGCGCCGCCACCAGCAGGGCCGGATTGACCATGCCTTCCGCATTGGGCGGGGTGACCATGACCCGCTGCGTTACCCCGGCTATGGCTGCCGGGATGCCGTTCATCAGCACGGAGGAAACCAGCGGGGTCTTGCCCCCCTGGCCGCCGGGAACATAGAGCCCGGCCGCTTCCACCGGCCGTACCAGGCGTCCGGTGATGGTGCCGTCGTCGCGGGTCATGATCCAGGATTGCTCCATCTCCCGCTGGTGAAAGTCGTGAATCCTTTCCTTGGCCAAACGGATGCTGGCCATGAGCTGATCATCCACATAATGATAGGCATCGGACAGTTCGGCTTCTTGTACCTGCAGCTGATCAACGGTCATGTTCGGCGCGTCGAATCGGCGGGTGTAGTCAAGCAGCGCCTTGTCGCCTCCTTCATGAATTGCCTGCAGGATATCGCTCACCGCCTGGCGGCAGGAGGTATCCGCCAGCTGGAAACGGTAGGCCAGCCGGGCCAGGCGCTCTTTTCCTTCCTTGGAGTTCGTGGTGTGGGGGGTAATGATCATTTTTGTTCCTCAAATAAATGCTTCACATTGAAGAATTCAGGAGTCCGAATCCGGACTCGCGTGATTTCCATACAATCTATTCTTCTTTAAATACCGGGCAGTTGGTTTGCAATGAATAATTTTTATACGCCGGATCGCTGTATTGCTTATGGCACTCGAGGCACACCCCTATACGCAGGATGCGGGCCAGTTCCTCCTTATTGAAGGGTCGCAGGTCGGCTCTGGAGGATTTCTGCAGCGGTGTGCCGTCGATTGCGACAAAGGCGTCGAGCGGTGGCGTCTTGCCCGCTTCGGTGACCAGCCCCTGATCGGTGGGGCTGAAACGCCATTGGCCGTTTTCCTTCCAGACCGTGCCTTCGCCCAGCCCCATCACCTTGGTGGACAGATGGCATTCCGCGCAGCCCCTGCCCTTGACTTGGGTGGTATGGGGGTTGATGGCGGCCATGGTGAGGCTGTTGAACCGGCCGGCCGGGTCTCCCTTTTCATCGATCAGGCTGACGATGTCCTGGCAGCCGGGGGTGACGATGACCACTTCATCATCCCAGACGGCCAGCATGGGCCGTTCGTAACGGAGATAGGAACGGCCCTCGATCCACCAGCCCGGGGTTTGCGTCAGGGTGAGTTTGTCAAGATCGGTTTCACCCTTGTCCTGTTTGACATGGCAGCCGTAGCATTGCGGCACCCAGCCGGAATGGCAGGCCTCGCAGCCCACCCGTTTATGGCCGGCAAAATCGCACACCCCGGCCTTGGGGGGATGGAGGGGGTGTTTCTTGTCCGTGAGCTTGGCGGTCATCAGCCAGCCTTCATCGCCATGGCTGATGTTGGTCAGTTTGTCGCCTTTTTTGGTGAGTCCGACTTCCGTTGGTTCTCCGTTCGTGCCGGTTGGAACATGACAGGTTTTGCAAGTGATTTCAAGCTGGTTTTCGTAGTGGGCATAGCTGGTGCCGTCACCCATGATTTCGTTTCTGGTGTGGCAGTCAATGCAGGCCATGCCCTTCTGGTGATGGATGTCGGCCGGAAGGGAGAGATAGAATCTGTCGCCGGGCAATGTTTTTTCCGACATGCCGCCGTCCGTATAGGGAGTGCCGTAGTTCTCGGATTCATACACACCGGTATAGGAGATGCCGATGCGGCCGCTGCGGTTGTGACAGCGGACACAGTTGGCCACCGGCACCTTTTTGACGATCAGCGGATGCACCTTCTTGGCGGCCTCAGGGCTCAAGTTTTCATCCTTGATAAAATGGCAGGCGGTGCAGCCGCCGCCCTTTTCCCCGAAAAATCCGGGAAGATCATTTTTCTGCTTCCAGAGATGACAGGTGCCGCACAATTTGCGGTAATAATCAAGGGCAAGGGAGGTTTCGCCGCTTTCCAGCAGTTTTTCCACCGAATAATCGCCGTTTTGATCCGGCGCCTCGCCCCAGTAGTAGAGCAGGGTGGCGAGAATGCCGCGATTGGTGGCCATCAGGGAGTTTTTCACCTTTTTCACGTCAGGCGCATGGCAGCCTTCAATGCCGCAGGTTTTTTCCACCACCCGGAGGTCGCCCGGGTTCTTGACAATGCCCTGATGGGCCTTGTCCTTGTCAATGGCCAGGGTATCGCCGAGATGGCAGGGGGAACAGCCCACCACCAGCCGGTCATGGGCCGGATCCAGTTTTTCCGTTTTGTGGCAGCTCAGGCACATCTCCACGTGGCCCGCGCTGGTCTGGTAAAGGCGGTCGGGCCTGTTGGTCAGGTTTTCCCGGACAACCAGGAAAAGGACGCAGAGCAGGATGAAAAGCAGGGCAAGGCGAGGCGACATCTTATTCCTTGAAATTCTGGGCCACCGGATAGCGGCGGCCGAAGCCGAAGGCCTTGGAGGTGATTTTCAGCCCCATGGCGGCCTGATGGCGTTTGTATTCATTGCGCTTGATGCGGCGTACGGTATCCGCAACGATTGAACGGGCAAAGCCCTGGGCGGCGATTTCCTCAATGGAGCGATGCTCCTCCAGATAGGCCTTGAGGATGGGGTCGAGCACCTCGTAGGGGGGCAGGTCGTCCTGGTCTGTCTGGTTCGGCGCCAGTTCCGCGCTGGGTGCGCGGCTGATGGTGCGCGGCGGAATGATTTCCCGCTCGCGATTGACGAAACGGGACAGCTCATACACCAGCTGCTTGGGCACATCGGCAAGCAGCGACAGGGCGCCTGCCATGTCGCCGTACAGGGTGCAGTAGCCCACCGCCATCTCCGATTTGTTGCCGGTGGAAAGCAGCAGGGCGCCGAACTTGTTGGCCATGGCCATCAGCAGGGTGCCCCGGATACGGGCCTGGATGTTCTGTTCGGTCACGTCTTCGGCGCGTCCGGCAAAAAGAGGGGAAAGGCTGCGGCGCAAAGAATCAAACGGATCGGTTATGGGGATGATTTCAAAACGGATGCCGAGGTTCAGCGCCAGCTGTTGTGCATCCTCGATGCTTGCCTCGGAGGTATAGGGCGAGGGCAGCGCCACCCCCATGACGTTTTCGCGGCCCAGGGCCTCGGTTGCAACGGCGCAGGTCAGGGCTGAATCGATGCCGCCGCTTAAGCCGAGCAGCACCCGGCTGAAGCCGCATTTTCTGATGTAATCCCGGCACCCCATGGCCAGGGCCTGAAAGACCAGGGCTGTCTCGTCGGGCAGCGCAGGCTCCGTACCGCTTGTAATCGCCTCACTGTCAATGATGAGCAGCTCTTCCTGAAACGCCGCCGCCTGGCGGCAGAGCCGGCCGTTTTCGTCCAGCACCAGGCTTGCGCCGTCAAAAAGAACCGAATCCTGGCCGCCCACCTGGTTGACATAAAGCAACGGCACGCGGTGTTTGCGGCAGAGCCGGGAAAAAAGGGAAAGCCTCAGCTGCTGCTTGCCCATGGTGAAGGGCGAAGCGGCGATGTTGATCAGCAGATCCATGCCCGCATTTTTAAGATCCGCCACCGGGTTTACCTGATAAAGCGGGTGGGGGAAACCGTCCTCGTCGTTGAAAATGTCCTCGCAGATGGTGAGGCCGAGGCGCAGGCCTTTATAGAAAAAGGGGATGCCGGCCGCGCCTGGTTCAAAATAGCGGGATTCGTCAAAAACATCATAGGTGGGCAGCAGTCTTTTGTGCGCGACGAAAAGAAGGCGGCCGTCCTCGAAAAGCAGGGCGCTGTTGTGCAGCGGTTTTCCGGTTGCCCCGGTGTGGCGGGTGATGGCGCCGCAGATCACCCCGATGCCGTGGGTTTGGCCAATGAGACGCTCAAGTGCCTGATCCTGCCTGGCAAGAAAGGCCTCGTGTTCCAGATAGTCCTGGGGCGGATAGCCGCTGACCGCCAGTTCAGGCAGAACGGCGAGTGCGCAGCCGGCACGCTGGGCCTGCGTGATATACTGGAGGATCCGGGCGGTGTTGGCCTCGAAATCTCCGATAACGGGATTTGCTTGGATCATGGCGATTTTCATGGCTGCTATTTATAGCATAATACGCAGGTGCCTGCCGCATCATTTTTTTACCGCCAAGCCACGTGGCGATGAGTTCGGCGGCAGGCCCGTCCAAGAAGGGTGAGGGCGCGCATGCGCATCGGCGTTTTCAGTTGCCGGATAATTCATGCCTTCCATCACTCCGATGCAGCCCAGCGGCAAGTTTTGCTTGCGGAATCAGGCGGTTTCGTACTAATCTTGATGAACGTATATCCAACCCACTAACCCCCATCCCCGTGGACGGGAACAACGAAGCATGAAACTTTGAGAAAAATAGGCCATAGTTATTCCCTAAATTTTCCATCACGAAAACAAAAGGAGGATAACCATGGCCAGGAAGGGAAAAGATACCAGATTACTATCAGTCATACACCCAATTTGTTGTGGACTTGATGTTCACAAAGGGAAAATTTCAGCCTGCTTGATCACAATGGACCAAACAGGCAAAGAAGCATACGAAATACGCGAGTATGGCACATTCACCGATGAACTTATCGAGTTACGGGAGTGGTTGATAGATAGCCACTGTCCCATTGTTGCCATGGAAAGCACAGGAGTATACTGGCGTCCGGTTCATAATATAATTGAAGGGTACCTGGAAGTCATTCTTGTCAATGCTCGTCATGTAAAAAATGTACCAGGCCGCAAGACCGACATTGAAGATAGCCGCTGGCTTGCTGGTTTACTCAGGGTAGGACTTGTCCGTGGCAGCTTTATTCCCGAGAAGTCAGTTCGCCATTGGCGGGAATTGGGTCGGAGCAGGAAGAAATACAGTCAAAGTCTCGGAGACCACAAAAGACGTGTTCATAAGGTTTTCGAGACGGCCAATATCAAGATCGACAGTGTTGTATCAGATCTTTTTGGAGTAACGGGTCGGAATCTGATAGAGCTTCTCTGTGCCGCGGAATCACCAATCGGCCTTGAGCAAATAGAACAATGCACCAAGGGCAGTTTGAAGTCGAAAGTAAAAGAGTTGTATCGAAGCATACAGGGCTTTTTTGAAGATCACCATCGTTTCTTGCTGATGAGTTTGATGAGGATGATCACAATCATCGAGACGGAAATAGCCATCATCACAGAACGGATGCAGGCAATGATGTCCAGCCATGATGACATAATCAGCCGTCTTGATGTTGTTCCGGGGATAAATGAAGTTTCTGCTCAATATGTCCTCGGTGAACTTGGACCAACCCTGCAAGAGTTTTCCTCCTCAGGGGCACTGGCGTCCTGGTCAGGATTATGCCCGGGGAACAATGAAAGTGCAGGCAAAAGGCGTAGCGGGAAGTCGCCTGTTCGCAAGCATGTTTTCAAGACTGTCATGGTGGAGATAGCCTGGGCGGCGGTAAAAACAAAAGGGACGTATTACCGAGACAAATATTACCGGATTCGAGCCCGATTAGGTCCACGAAAAGCCATTGTGGCAATAGCCCATCGGATACTGAAGGCCATTTACGCAATTATCAAGAATGGTGAGGAATATAAAGAGCTTGGAGAGGATTATCTTTCCAGGAAGAATGCCGAGAACAAGATAACCATATTGAAAAGAAAGGCAAAAGAATTGGGTTATGAACTGGTGCCCATTGCGGCATCATAAGGGTAATAAGACCTGCGAAGAAATAAATTACGTCAGCAGAGGTCGATTGTTAACTGAAGCCATTGAGCGCGGCACTAACATGACCGACAGCCATCTGTACAACGAATTGTCAGTCCGTATTACGGAACTACGAATATAAAAATTATCTGCCAGAGGCTGATTCTGACACAATTAAAAAAAAAAGGACTTTGTTGCCCCCCAAACTGAGAGTTTCATATAAATACTTAGACCAGACGAGAACCGTTCAATGCGAAAATATTTTGTCCTTGATACCAACGTGTTGCTGCACAACGCCGACTCAATCAGCTCTTTCACCGACAATTATGTCGTGTTGCCCATGTCGGTTATCGAGGAACTCGACAAGTTCAAATCCCGCAGCGACGAACTTGGCCGCAATGCCCGCAAGGTCATCAGGGAACTGGACCATCTTCGCGTCCGCGGCAAACTGGCCGAAGGCGTGGAAATGGAAAACGGCGGCATTTTGAAGATATACCCCGAGGGCGCGGAAATTTCCTGCTGCCCCGGACTGGACATGAAGGTGCCGGACAACCGAATCCTGGCGGTGGCCTATACCATCTTCAAGAAAGGGGGAAAGGTCATTTTTGTTTCCAAGGATATCAATGCCCGCTTGAAGGCGGATGCATTGGGTCTTGAGGTCATGGACTTTGAAAAGCAGAAGGTCAATTTTGACGAGCTTTTTTCCGGTTACCGCGAGCTGCAGGTGCCCGCTGATATTATCAATGTCTTTTATGACAAGCGCGAGGTGGAAACCGAGGGGCTTGATCTCGTGGCCAATGAGTTCATTCTGCTGCAGGACGAGGCGGATCCCAAGCATACCGCCTTGGCCAGGGCAATCAATGCAACCAGGCTGGTTCGGCTGAATCCTCAATATGACACTGCCTGGCAGATTCGTTCCCGCAGCAAGGAACAGCGCATGTGTCTGGAACTTTTGCTCGATCCGAGTGTCCAGATTGTAACGCTTGTCGGCCAGGCGGGAACCGGCAAGACCCTGCTGGCCCTGGCTGCCGCACTTGAAGAGGTGCTGATCAACAAGCGTTATGAAAAGATCCTCGTTTCCCGGCCGATCATTCCCCTGGGCAAGGATCTGGGTTACATGCCGGGGGATAAGGACGAGAAGCTTGCCCACTGGATGCAGCCTATTTTTGACAATCTCACTTTTCTCATGGGTGTGGGGCAGGGGCCGAAAAACAAGGAAAATGACGACTCTTCCCGGCAGAAGATGGAAAAACTGCTGAAAGATCATGTGGTGGAACTGGAGGCGCTGACCTATATCCGCGGCCGCTCCATTTCCGGCCAGTTCGTCATTGTCGATGAGGCCCAGAATCTGACTCCCCATGAGGTCAAGACCATTGTCAGCCGGGCGGGTGAGGGGACGAAGATGGTGCTGACCGGCGATCCGTACCAGATCGACAACCCGTATCTTGATTCCAGCAGTAACGGCTTGACCTACACGGTGGAGCGGTTGAAAGAACTGCCGATTCACGGCCATATCACCCTGCGCAAAAGTGAGCGAAGTCAGCTGGCCGGGGTGGCGGCCGATTATCTGTAAGCCGTTACATAAAAAACAAAGGACGGAAATATGAAATTTGAACCAAAGTGGATTGCCTGGGAAATCACCCGACGCTGTAATTTGAAATGTGTCCATTGCCGGTCGTCGTCACAGCTCGAGGTGATGGGCCATCCGGATTTTTCTTTTGAAGAGGCCACCCGGTTGCTTGACGATATCGCTTCCTATGCCAATCCGGTGATGGTGCTTTCCGGAGGGGAACCGCTGTTGCGCCGCGATGTCTTTGAAATCGCCGAATACGGCACCGGCAAAGGCCTGCGCATGTGTCTCGCCACCAACGGCACCCTGGTGACCGAGGAGATCTGCGGTAAAATCAAGAAGGCCGGCATCAAGATGGTTTCCCTCAGCCTCGATGGTGCCAGTCCCGAGGTGCATGACAATTTCCGCAACCAGGAAGGGGCCTTTGCCGGAACGCTCAATGCCGCCGCCCTTTTTAAAAAACATGATATCTCCTTTCTCATCAACTCGTCCTTCACCAAGCGCAATCAGCAGGAGATTCCGAAGATCTACAAGCTGGCCAAGGAACTGGGCGCCACCGCCTGGTACATGTTCATGATCGTGCCCACCGGCCGGGGCGAGGATATCATGGAAGAGCTGGTTTCCATGGAGGATTATGAAAACGTCCTTGAGTGGCATTATGACATGGAAAGGGAGGAAGACGATATCCTCGTGCGTCCCACCTGTGCGCCCAGTTACTATCGCATCGTCCTGCAGAAGAAAAAGGAAACCGGCGATGATTTCCAGCGGCGCAGCCTGAAGTTTTCCACCGGCGGCTCCAAGGGCTGTCTGGCCGGACAGCTCATCTGTCTGATCGACGTGGACGGCAATGTGCTGCCTTGCAGTTATTTCCCCAAAAGCGCCGGCAATATCCGGGAGCAGACCTTCAAGGACATCTGGGAAAACTCGAAACTGTTTCATGACATGCGCGATTTCAAGTCATACAAGGGCCGTTGCGGTGCCTGCGAGTACGTCAATGTCTGCGGCGGCTGCCGTGCCAGGGCCTACGCCATGCACGGCGATTATATGGCGGAAGAGCCTTTCTGCTCGTATGTCCCGGCGAAACTGAAAAAAAATTGATAGTGAATCAACCATCCACCAAACAATGACGGACTCGTAAAAAACGAGAAATTTACCACGGAGCACACAGAGATAACTCCATGTAATAAAAAAATATTTCTCTGTGATCTCTGTGGTAAAAAAAATGATTTTTTACGAAACCGTCAACAATGTAAGGAAGAACGAATGAACACGAATTTTCTCAAGGCATGCAGAGGAGAAGAGGTCAGCCACACCCCCATCTGGATTATGCGGCAGGCGGGTCGTTATCTGCCCGATTATCACAAGGTGCGGGGCAAGGTGAGCTTTCTTGAGCTGTGCAAAACACCTGAACTGGCCGCCGAGGTCACCCTGCAGCCGGTTGATATCCTGGGCGTGGACGCAGCAATCCTCTTTTCCGATATTCTCGTCACCCTGGATGCCATGGGCATGCCGCTTGAGTTCAGGGAAAAGCAGGGGCCGGTGCTGCCCAAACCCATCCGCAGTAAAAAAGACGTGGATAAACTCATTGTCCCTGATCCGGATGAAAAACTGGGCTATGTCATGGACACCATCCGGATTCTGCGCAAGGAACTGGCCCAGAAGGTGCCGCTGATCGGTTTTTGCGGCGCGCCGT
This region of Desulfobulbaceae bacterium DB1 genomic DNA includes:
- a CDS encoding 16S rRNA (guanine(527)-N(7))-methyltransferase RsmG gives rise to the protein MDSRDFLQEGCGELGIKLEKKAMDRLALYFQELCKWNRKMNLVAAAPDKELIESHFLDSLTLLPFLDTDENPSLLDVGTGAGFPGLALKCAVEPLALTLVEPREKRVTFLRHIVRQLGLTGVEILDHRLEKTNKGECRYPLITSRALSTVSEFLDLVTDWCPPGGTVICMKGPKADEEIAQWRTVSPASPFVLEKHQSLTLPFSGAARNLLVFRKNGLHQP
- a CDS encoding histidinol dehydrogenase translates to MIITPHTTNSKEGKERLARLAYRFQLADTSCRQAVSDILQAIHEGGDKALLDYTRRFDAPNMTVDQLQVQEAELSDAYHYVDDQLMASIRLAKERIHDFHQREMEQSWIMTRDDGTITGRLVRPVEAAGLYVPGGQGGKTPLVSSVLMNGIPAAIAGVTQRVMVTPPNAEGMVNPALLVAAQEIGIREIYKAGSAWAIGALAYGTETIPAVDVIVGPGNQYVAEAKRQVAGRVGIDMIAGPSEVLIVADHTAKPAFIAADMLAQAEHDPQALAILITTSAEIAARTVVELERQLKLLSREDIARRSLTERGTILICNSLDEAMVMANRIAIEHLELMVTDSFGWLPRIQHAGAIFLGDYSPEACGDYVAGPNHVLPTMGTARISSALGVETFLKKSSIISCSRNAFLADAPHIMNLANLEGLTAHARSVSVRLEREK
- a CDS encoding amino acid ABC transporter substrate-binding protein gives rise to the protein MSPRLALLFILLCVLFLVVRENLTNRPDRLYQTSAGHVEMCLSCHKTEKLDPAHDRLVVGCSPCHLGDTLAIDKDKAHQGIVKNPGDLRVVEKTCGIEGCHAPDVKKVKNSLMATNRGILATLLYYWGEAPDQNGDYSVEKLLESGETSLALDYYRKLCGTCHLWKQKNDLPGFFGEKGGGCTACHFIKDENLSPEAAKKVHPLIVKKVPVANCVRCHNRSGRIGISYTGVYESENYGTPYTDGGMSEKTLPGDRFYLSLPADIHHQKGMACIDCHTRNEIMGDGTSYAHYENQLEITCKTCHVPTGTNGEPTEVGLTKKGDKLTNISHGDEGWLMTAKLTDKKHPLHPPKAGVCDFAGHKRVGCEACHSGWVPQCYGCHVKQDKGETDLDKLTLTQTPGWWIEGRSYLRYERPMLAVWDDEVVIVTPGCQDIVSLIDEKGDPAGRFNSLTMAAINPHTTQVKGRGCAECHLSTKVMGLGEGTVWKENGQWRFSPTDQGLVTEAGKTPPLDAFVAIDGTPLQKSSRADLRPFNKEELARILRIGVCLECHKQYSDPAYKNYSLQTNCPVFKEE
- a CDS encoding NAD+ synthase, whose product is MKIAMIQANPVIGDFEANTARILQYITQAQRAGCALAVLPELAVSGYPPQDYLEHEAFLARQDQALERLIGQTHGIGVICGAITRHTGATGKPLHNSALLFEDGRLLFVAHKRLLPTYDVFDESRYFEPGAAGIPFFYKGLRLGLTICEDIFNDEDGFPHPLYQVNPVADLKNAGMDLLINIAASPFTMGKQQLRLSLFSRLCRKHRVPLLYVNQVGGQDSVLFDGASLVLDENGRLCRQAAAFQEELLIIDSEAITSGTEPALPDETALVFQALAMGCRDYIRKCGFSRVLLGLSGGIDSALTCAVATEALGRENVMGVALPSPYTSEASIEDAQQLALNLGIRFEIIPITDPFDSLRRSLSPLFAGRAEDVTEQNIQARIRGTLLMAMANKFGALLLSTGNKSEMAVGYCTLYGDMAGALSLLADVPKQLVYELSRFVNREREIIPPRTISRAPSAELAPNQTDQDDLPPYEVLDPILKAYLEEHRSIEEIAAQGFARSIVADTVRRIKRNEYKRHQAAMGLKITSKAFGFGRRYPVAQNFKE
- a CDS encoding IS110 family transposase, with protein sequence MARKGKDTRLLSVIHPICCGLDVHKGKISACLITMDQTGKEAYEIREYGTFTDELIELREWLIDSHCPIVAMESTGVYWRPVHNIIEGYLEVILVNARHVKNVPGRKTDIEDSRWLAGLLRVGLVRGSFIPEKSVRHWRELGRSRKKYSQSLGDHKRRVHKVFETANIKIDSVVSDLFGVTGRNLIELLCAAESPIGLEQIEQCTKGSLKSKVKELYRSIQGFFEDHHRFLLMSLMRMITIIETEIAIITERMQAMMSSHDDIISRLDVVPGINEVSAQYVLGELGPTLQEFSSSGALASWSGLCPGNNESAGKRRSGKSPVRKHVFKTVMVEIAWAAVKTKGTYYRDKYYRIRARLGPRKAIVAIAHRILKAIYAIIKNGEEYKELGEDYLSRKNAENKITILKRKAKELGYELVPIAAS
- a CDS encoding phosphate starvation-inducible protein PhoH, whose protein sequence is MRKYFVLDTNVLLHNADSISSFTDNYVVLPMSVIEELDKFKSRSDELGRNARKVIRELDHLRVRGKLAEGVEMENGGILKIYPEGAEISCCPGLDMKVPDNRILAVAYTIFKKGGKVIFVSKDINARLKADALGLEVMDFEKQKVNFDELFSGYRELQVPADIINVFYDKREVETEGLDLVANEFILLQDEADPKHTALARAINATRLVRLNPQYDTAWQIRSRSKEQRMCLELLLDPSVQIVTLVGQAGTGKTLLALAAALEEVLINKRYEKILVSRPIIPLGKDLGYMPGDKDEKLAHWMQPIFDNLTFLMGVGQGPKNKENDDSSRQKMEKLLKDHVVELEALTYIRGRSISGQFVIVDEAQNLTPHEVKTIVSRAGEGTKMVLTGDPYQIDNPYLDSSSNGLTYTVERLKELPIHGHITLRKSERSQLAGVAADYL
- a CDS encoding radical SAM/SPASM domain-containing protein, coding for MKFEPKWIAWEITRRCNLKCVHCRSSSQLEVMGHPDFSFEEATRLLDDIASYANPVMVLSGGEPLLRRDVFEIAEYGTGKGLRMCLATNGTLVTEEICGKIKKAGIKMVSLSLDGASPEVHDNFRNQEGAFAGTLNAAALFKKHDISFLINSSFTKRNQQEIPKIYKLAKELGATAWYMFMIVPTGRGEDIMEELVSMEDYENVLEWHYDMEREEDDILVRPTCAPSYYRIVLQKKKETGDDFQRRSLKFSTGGSKGCLAGQLICLIDVDGNVLPCSYFPKSAGNIREQTFKDIWENSKLFHDMRDFKSYKGRCGACEYVNVCGGCRARAYAMHGDYMAEEPFCSYVPAKLKKN